In Magnolia sinica isolate HGM2019 chromosome 12, MsV1, whole genome shotgun sequence, a single genomic region encodes these proteins:
- the LOC131221966 gene encoding probable protein phosphatase 2C 1 isoform X1 produces the protein MGGWFSICSDSGSCGERSVTSYFRNGFKRVKAMRESLLEQAINLHQLPSVPNRIFSNGKSKNSCIFTQQGQKGINQDAMVVWEDFISEDTVLCGVFDGHGPQGHLVSRKVRDSLPLKLMSFVKSPKARENGVTGGCFKKVPEGDGESLKDEPSENPLISLWRDAFLKSYKSMDKELRYHPSLDSFCSGSTSVVLVKQGQNLFIGNIGDSRAVLGLRDVNGSMVAVQLTVDLKPDLPGEAERIKRCDGRVFALQDEPEVHRVWLPFEDAPGLAMSRAFGDFCLKDYGVISVPEFSHRILTEMDQFIVLASDGVWDVLSNEEVVGIVSSAPSRSSAAHAVVDSADCEWKLKYPTSRMDDCAVVCLYLDGKVDPESEPVEPIIPETINHSFHSGVNEPTDVQNLEPCLRRNFTVRSEEDNEQNGKMCVAAEVEGALVTTEDQNWSGLEGVTRVNSLVQLPRFSQEKVNA, from the exons ATGGGTGGTTGGTTTTCAATCTGTAGCGACAGCGGTAGTTGTGGAGAGAGAAGTGTCACCTCATATTTTCGAAATGGATTCAAGAGGGTGAAGGCAATGAGGGAATCACTCTTGGAACAGGCCATCAACTTGCATCAGTTGCCATCTGTACCCAACCGGATTTTCTCGAATGGGAAAAGTAAAAATTCTTGTATTTTCACTCAGCAAGGACAGAAGGGCATTAATCAAGACGCCATGGTCGTATGGGAA GATTTCATTTCAGAAGATACAGTCCTTTGCGGTGTCTTTGATGGTCATGGCCCACAAGGGCATCTTGTCTCCCGTAAAGTGAGGGATTCCTTACCACTGAAACTGATGTCGTTTGTCAAATCTCCCAAGGCAAGGGAAAATGGGGTGACTGGTGGTTGTTTCAAGAAGGTACCAGAGGGGGATGGAGAGTCTTTGAAGGACGAGCCATCTGAAAATCCATTAATCTCATTGTGGAGAGATGCTTTCCTTAAATCATACAAGTCCATGGACAAGGAGTTGAGATATCATCCTTCCTTGGATAGCTTTTGCAGTGGCAGTACCTCTGTTGTTTTGGTGAAACAG GGGCAAAATCTCTTCATTGGAAACATTGGAGATTCTCGGGCAGTTTTGGGATTGAGGGATGTCAATGGTTCGATGGTTGCTGTGCAGTTGACAGTTGATCTAAAGCCTGATTTGCCAG GGGAGGCTGAGCGTATCAAACGGTGTGATGGCAGGGTTTTTGCGCTGCAAGATGAGCCAGAAGTGCATAGGGTGTGGTTGCCGTTCGAGGATGCCCCTGGGCTAGCAATGTCTAGGGCCTTTGGTGATTTCTGTTTGAAGGATTATGGAGTGATCTCTGTTCCTGAGTTCTCACACAGGATACTCACAGAGATGGATCAATTCATTGTGCTAGCATCTGACGGG GTTTGGGATGTCTTGAGCAATGAAGAAGTGGTCGGGATCGTGTCCTCTGCACCAAGCCGATCATCAGCTGCACATGCTGTTGTCGATTCTGCTGATTGCGAATGGAAACTCAAATACCCCACTTCGAGGATGGATGACTGTGCAGTGGTTTGCTTGTATTTGGATGGAAAAGTGGATCCAGAATCTGAACCGGTGGAGCCAATCATCCCTGAAACCATTAATCACAGCTTTCATTCTGGGGTGAATGAACCCACTGATGTGCAGAACCTTGAACCATGTTTGCGACGGAATTTTACCGTCAGGTCAGAAGAAGACAACGAGCAAAATGGTAAAATGTGTGTTGCAGCTGAGGTTGAGGGTGCGCTTGTGACAACTGAGGATCAGAACTGGTCGGGTTTGGAAGGCGTGACCCGAGTGAATTCGCTTGTACAGCTTCCAAGATTTTCCCAAGAAAAGGTGAATGCCTGA
- the LOC131221966 gene encoding probable protein phosphatase 2C 52 isoform X2, producing the protein MGSQSVTSWDFISEDTVLCGVFDGHGPQGHLVSRKVRDSLPLKLMSFVKSPKARENGVTGGCFKKVPEGDGESLKDEPSENPLISLWRDAFLKSYKSMDKELRYHPSLDSFCSGSTSVVLVKQGQNLFIGNIGDSRAVLGLRDVNGSMVAVQLTVDLKPDLPGEAERIKRCDGRVFALQDEPEVHRVWLPFEDAPGLAMSRAFGDFCLKDYGVISVPEFSHRILTEMDQFIVLASDGVWDVLSNEEVVGIVSSAPSRSSAAHAVVDSADCEWKLKYPTSRMDDCAVVCLYLDGKVDPESEPVEPIIPETINHSFHSGVNEPTDVQNLEPCLRRNFTVRSEEDNEQNGKMCVAAEVEGALVTTEDQNWSGLEGVTRVNSLVQLPRFSQEKVNA; encoded by the exons ATGGGAAGTCAGTCAGTCACTTCTTGG GATTTCATTTCAGAAGATACAGTCCTTTGCGGTGTCTTTGATGGTCATGGCCCACAAGGGCATCTTGTCTCCCGTAAAGTGAGGGATTCCTTACCACTGAAACTGATGTCGTTTGTCAAATCTCCCAAGGCAAGGGAAAATGGGGTGACTGGTGGTTGTTTCAAGAAGGTACCAGAGGGGGATGGAGAGTCTTTGAAGGACGAGCCATCTGAAAATCCATTAATCTCATTGTGGAGAGATGCTTTCCTTAAATCATACAAGTCCATGGACAAGGAGTTGAGATATCATCCTTCCTTGGATAGCTTTTGCAGTGGCAGTACCTCTGTTGTTTTGGTGAAACAG GGGCAAAATCTCTTCATTGGAAACATTGGAGATTCTCGGGCAGTTTTGGGATTGAGGGATGTCAATGGTTCGATGGTTGCTGTGCAGTTGACAGTTGATCTAAAGCCTGATTTGCCAG GGGAGGCTGAGCGTATCAAACGGTGTGATGGCAGGGTTTTTGCGCTGCAAGATGAGCCAGAAGTGCATAGGGTGTGGTTGCCGTTCGAGGATGCCCCTGGGCTAGCAATGTCTAGGGCCTTTGGTGATTTCTGTTTGAAGGATTATGGAGTGATCTCTGTTCCTGAGTTCTCACACAGGATACTCACAGAGATGGATCAATTCATTGTGCTAGCATCTGACGGG GTTTGGGATGTCTTGAGCAATGAAGAAGTGGTCGGGATCGTGTCCTCTGCACCAAGCCGATCATCAGCTGCACATGCTGTTGTCGATTCTGCTGATTGCGAATGGAAACTCAAATACCCCACTTCGAGGATGGATGACTGTGCAGTGGTTTGCTTGTATTTGGATGGAAAAGTGGATCCAGAATCTGAACCGGTGGAGCCAATCATCCCTGAAACCATTAATCACAGCTTTCATTCTGGGGTGAATGAACCCACTGATGTGCAGAACCTTGAACCATGTTTGCGACGGAATTTTACCGTCAGGTCAGAAGAAGACAACGAGCAAAATGGTAAAATGTGTGTTGCAGCTGAGGTTGAGGGTGCGCTTGTGACAACTGAGGATCAGAACTGGTCGGGTTTGGAAGGCGTGACCCGAGTGAATTCGCTTGTACAGCTTCCAAGATTTTCCCAAGAAAAGGTGAATGCCTGA